Proteins from a genomic interval of Hydrogenophaga sp. PAMC20947:
- a CDS encoding PQQ-dependent dehydrogenase, methanol/ethanol family, protein MVINRTLLGSTLLMAALGSVQAQSLDDLKRDATTPGDVLTYGMGYNNQRYSTLKDINTGNVGKLRPVWAYSLNNPQSQESQPIVYQGVMYVTTHNSTVALNPVTGKQIWKQEFDLPQDVFKMACCGILNRGVAIYNGKLFRSTLDAHVIAMDAKTGKQLWKVKGADYQNGQAMTSAPLIANGVVLTGIAGGEYGTRGFIDAWDPETGKQLWRFYTTAAPDQKGGDTWPGDTHLKGGAPTWLTGAYDPELDLVYWGTGNGGPWNPNARKGDNLYIDSVLAIRPKTGELVWHYQFSPNDPYDYDATEVGMLVDMKIDGKVRKVLTQANRNGFMYVLDRANGELLAANPYVKVNWADRIDLKTGRPVHSEIDKKARAGEDVEIFPSVLGGKNWTPMSWNPATGLAYANTLNISWPYQLAKPEYKKGEWYLGVNFRGVNMPKNEPHGYLSAIDPMTGKSKWQMAWPGQPSMAGTLSTAGGLVFTGAATGEFMAVDAETGKKLYEFQTSSGIIGLPVTFEQDGKQYVTVVSGSGGVWALVGDERMSQVPAGGSVWTFALDK, encoded by the coding sequence ATGGTCATCAATCGCACCCTTCTCGGCAGCACTTTGCTGATGGCGGCGCTGGGCTCGGTTCAAGCGCAAAGCCTGGACGATTTGAAGCGAGACGCCACCACCCCCGGCGACGTCCTCACGTACGGCATGGGTTACAACAACCAGCGGTACAGCACGCTGAAAGACATCAACACGGGCAACGTGGGCAAGCTGCGTCCCGTCTGGGCCTACAGCCTGAACAACCCGCAGAGCCAAGAGTCTCAGCCCATTGTTTACCAGGGCGTGATGTATGTGACGACCCACAACAGCACGGTGGCGCTCAACCCCGTGACCGGCAAGCAAATCTGGAAACAGGAATTTGACCTGCCGCAAGATGTGTTCAAGATGGCCTGCTGCGGCATCTTGAACCGCGGCGTTGCCATCTACAACGGCAAGCTGTTTCGCTCCACGCTGGATGCGCATGTGATCGCCATGGATGCCAAGACGGGCAAGCAGCTCTGGAAGGTCAAGGGCGCCGATTATCAGAATGGCCAGGCCATGACCAGCGCGCCGCTGATTGCCAATGGCGTGGTGTTGACCGGCATTGCCGGTGGTGAATACGGCACGCGCGGCTTCATCGATGCCTGGGACCCGGAAACGGGCAAGCAACTCTGGCGTTTCTACACCACCGCGGCACCCGACCAGAAAGGCGGCGACACCTGGCCCGGGGATACCCACCTGAAGGGGGGGGCGCCCACCTGGCTCACCGGCGCTTACGATCCCGAGCTGGATCTCGTTTACTGGGGCACCGGCAACGGTGGTCCGTGGAACCCGAACGCACGCAAAGGCGACAACCTGTACATCGATTCGGTCTTGGCGATCCGGCCCAAGACCGGTGAGCTGGTCTGGCACTACCAGTTCAGCCCCAACGATCCCTACGATTACGACGCGACCGAAGTGGGCATGTTGGTCGATATGAAGATCGACGGCAAAGTCCGCAAGGTCTTGACACAAGCCAACCGCAACGGCTTCATGTACGTGCTGGACCGTGCCAATGGCGAGCTGCTGGCCGCCAACCCGTATGTGAAGGTCAACTGGGCCGACCGCATCGATCTCAAAACCGGCCGCCCGGTGCACAGCGAGATCGACAAAAAAGCGCGAGCTGGTGAAGACGTGGAGATTTTTCCGTCGGTACTGGGCGGCAAGAACTGGACCCCCATGTCGTGGAACCCGGCGACCGGCCTGGCCTATGCCAACACGCTCAACATCAGCTGGCCCTACCAGCTGGCCAAGCCCGAATACAAAAAAGGTGAGTGGTATCTCGGGGTGAACTTCCGCGGCGTGAACATGCCCAAGAACGAACCGCACGGCTACCTCAGCGCCATCGATCCCATGACGGGCAAGAGCAAGTGGCAAATGGCCTGGCCCGGTCAGCCCAGCATGGCGGGCACGTTGTCGACCGCAGGCGGACTGGTCTTCACCGGTGCGGCCACGGGCGAGTTCATGGCGGTGGATGCCGAGACCGGCAAGAAGCTCTACGAATTCCAGACCAGCTCCGGCATCATCGGCCTGCCTGTCACCTTTGAGCAAGATGGCAAGCAGTACGTGACGGTGGTGTCTGGCTCGGGGGGTGTCTGGGCATTGGTGGGCGATGAACGCATGTCGCAAGTGCCTGCTGGCGGATCGGTCTGGACGTTTGCGCTCGATAAATGA
- a CDS encoding c-type cytochrome: MMPGRQFLLMCLAATSVAVCAQTNTDPAMMPVPGPPTQALVDKGRAQFDRTCAQCHGRNMVNSGTTSYDLRRFPIDESDRFFNSVTNGKNNMPSFKGALDPGAIQWLWAYVSTRGGKEM; encoded by the coding sequence ATGATGCCTGGCAGACAGTTTTTGCTGATGTGTCTGGCCGCCACTTCGGTGGCGGTCTGCGCACAAACGAATACCGATCCGGCGATGATGCCCGTGCCCGGTCCACCGACGCAGGCGCTGGTGGACAAGGGGCGGGCCCAGTTCGACCGCACCTGCGCGCAGTGCCATGGACGCAACATGGTGAACTCGGGGACCACGTCGTACGATCTGCGGCGTTTTCCCATCGACGAATCCGACCGGTTTTTCAACTCGGTGACCAACGGTAAAAACAACATGCCGTCGTTCAAAGGCGCGCTGGATCCTGGCGCGATCCAGTGGTTGTGGGCCTATGTGTCGACGCGTGGTGGCAAGGAGATGTGA